A window from Agelaius phoeniceus isolate bAgePho1 chromosome 13, bAgePho1.hap1, whole genome shotgun sequence encodes these proteins:
- the HMG20A gene encoding high mobility group protein 20A isoform X1, producing MENLVAGSNLPPLFTDEDGSKEGAEINVTGLANSESSFSGGTSQPANNPDLVEDLSQAQQQQNESSNAAETTEQKPEEEQQRTKRGGWAKGRKRKKPLRDSNAPKSPLTGYVRFMNERREQLRAKRPEVPFPEITRMLGNEWSKLPPEEKRRYLDEADRDKERYMRELEQYQKTEAYKVFSRKAQDRQKGKSHRQDGARQPAHDHEKEADTKERSVFDIPIFTEEFLNHSKAREAELRQLRKSNMEFEERNAALQKHVESMRTAVEKLEVDVIQERSRNTVLQQHLESLRQALTSSFAAVPLPGSGETPTMETIDSYMNRLHSIILANPQENENLIATVRDVVNRLER from the exons ATGGAGAACTTGGTAGCTGGGTCCAATCTTCCTCCCCTTTTTACAGATGAGGATGGATCTAAGGAAGGTGCTGAAATTAATGTAACTGG ATTAGCTAATTCAGAGAGTTCATTCAGTGGTGGAACTTCACAGCCTGCAAATAACCCAGATTTGGTGGAGGACTTGTCacaggctcagcagcagcaaaatgagTCTTCTAATGCTGCTGAAACCACTGAGCAGAAGCCTGAGGAGGAG CAGCAAAGAACCAAGCGAGGAGGCTGGGCcaaagggaggaagaggaagaaaccCCTGCGGGACAGCAATGCCCCCAAGTCGCCCCTGACCGGGTACGTGCGCTTCATGAACGAGCGCAGGGAGCAGCTGCGGGCGAAGCGGCCGGAGGTGCCTTTCCCTGAGATCACCAGGATGCTGGGCAATGAGTGGAGCAAGCTGCCCCCTGAGGAGAAGCGG CGCTACCTGGATGAAGCAGACAGAGACAAGGAGCGCTACATGCGGGAGCTGGAGCAGTACCAGAAGACTGAAGCCTACAAAGTCTTCAGCAGGAAAGCACAGGACAGACAAAAAGGCAAATCACACAGACAAG atgGAGCAAGACAGCCAGCTCATGATCATGAG AAAGAAGCAGATACAAAGGAGAGATCTGTCTTTGATATCCCAATCTTCACAGAAGAGTTCCTGAATCATAGTAAAG CCCGTGAGGCGGAGCTGCGGCAGCTGCGCAAATCCAACATGGAGTTTGAGGAGAGGAACGCGGCGCTGCAGAAGCACGTGGAGAGCATGCGCACGGCCGTGGAGAAGCTGGAGGTGGACGTGATCCAGGAGCGGAGCCGCAACacggtgctgcagcagcacctggagagcCTGAGGCAGGCCCTCACCAGCAGCTTCGCTGCAGTCCCGCTGCCAG GCAGTGGGGAAACTCCCACGATGGAAACGATCGATTCCTACATGAACAGACTGCACAGCATCATCCTGGCCAACCCCCAGGAGAACGAGAACCTCATCGCCACCGTGCGGGACGTGGTCAACAGGCTGGAGCGTTAG
- the HMG20A gene encoding high mobility group protein 20A isoform X2: protein MENLVAGSNLPPLFTDEDGSKEGAEINVTGLANSESSFSGGTSQPANNPDLVEDLSQAQQQQNESSNAAETTEQKPEEEQRTKRGGWAKGRKRKKPLRDSNAPKSPLTGYVRFMNERREQLRAKRPEVPFPEITRMLGNEWSKLPPEEKRRYLDEADRDKERYMRELEQYQKTEAYKVFSRKAQDRQKGKSHRQDGARQPAHDHEKEADTKERSVFDIPIFTEEFLNHSKAREAELRQLRKSNMEFEERNAALQKHVESMRTAVEKLEVDVIQERSRNTVLQQHLESLRQALTSSFAAVPLPGSGETPTMETIDSYMNRLHSIILANPQENENLIATVRDVVNRLER from the exons ATGGAGAACTTGGTAGCTGGGTCCAATCTTCCTCCCCTTTTTACAGATGAGGATGGATCTAAGGAAGGTGCTGAAATTAATGTAACTGG ATTAGCTAATTCAGAGAGTTCATTCAGTGGTGGAACTTCACAGCCTGCAAATAACCCAGATTTGGTGGAGGACTTGTCacaggctcagcagcagcaaaatgagTCTTCTAATGCTGCTGAAACCACTGAGCAGAAGCCTGAGGAGGAG CAAAGAACCAAGCGAGGAGGCTGGGCcaaagggaggaagaggaagaaaccCCTGCGGGACAGCAATGCCCCCAAGTCGCCCCTGACCGGGTACGTGCGCTTCATGAACGAGCGCAGGGAGCAGCTGCGGGCGAAGCGGCCGGAGGTGCCTTTCCCTGAGATCACCAGGATGCTGGGCAATGAGTGGAGCAAGCTGCCCCCTGAGGAGAAGCGG CGCTACCTGGATGAAGCAGACAGAGACAAGGAGCGCTACATGCGGGAGCTGGAGCAGTACCAGAAGACTGAAGCCTACAAAGTCTTCAGCAGGAAAGCACAGGACAGACAAAAAGGCAAATCACACAGACAAG atgGAGCAAGACAGCCAGCTCATGATCATGAG AAAGAAGCAGATACAAAGGAGAGATCTGTCTTTGATATCCCAATCTTCACAGAAGAGTTCCTGAATCATAGTAAAG CCCGTGAGGCGGAGCTGCGGCAGCTGCGCAAATCCAACATGGAGTTTGAGGAGAGGAACGCGGCGCTGCAGAAGCACGTGGAGAGCATGCGCACGGCCGTGGAGAAGCTGGAGGTGGACGTGATCCAGGAGCGGAGCCGCAACacggtgctgcagcagcacctggagagcCTGAGGCAGGCCCTCACCAGCAGCTTCGCTGCAGTCCCGCTGCCAG GCAGTGGGGAAACTCCCACGATGGAAACGATCGATTCCTACATGAACAGACTGCACAGCATCATCCTGGCCAACCCCCAGGAGAACGAGAACCTCATCGCCACCGTGCGGGACGTGGTCAACAGGCTGGAGCGTTAG